The region CATACCCTTTGTGGTGGTAAAGAATGATTGGATCAATCAAATCTGACCAACCCggccaaaaaaattaaatctgaCCAAGACTGATGAGGAGAATGATCCATGATGAATTTTGTTCCGAAGTTGATGTGTGCAGGAGAGCGGCTTTAGTTGCACGTAATTTCTCATAATTCTGCATGTCGGCTCCATCAATGACTACTTATTCTGCTCAAGGAGGGCACACGCCGATATAATCAAAACCAACAATGAGGAAAGCTAGGCCTTGAATGAAGAGGAATATGTAGTATCCTTTCCTGGCATAAAGCACATCATAGCAACCAGACAGAATTATGCAGATTCCAACAAAAATTTCTGAATAGTGGTACCTGACATAAAGAAGACAGGTATCAACATTAGTAGAAAAAAACTAGAGGGTTATGTCTCCTTTGAAGCACATGCATTCTCACGAGTTGGTAAAGAATTGTACTTAGCACTTTAGATACACATATCGTATTAACTATGAATCTGAAAATGAATTTTGCTTACTTGTCCCAGAATCTTGTTCGCCTCTTCTTGAGCTTTGGTATTAGTGGAGTTGTCAGCTCCACATCGATCACTTTCAGAGCATCTGATCCATTGGTGGCTGGCTTTGTCTTGTTGGTGTCTCCCAACTTCTCGGTGACAACCCACTCATTGACTCGTCCAGCCTCTAGAAGACCAGTTATTGCCGCTTTAATCCGGTGCAATGACATGACATTCTCGAATAGGACCCAGAGTATTACAAGATGAAATGAactgaaagagagagaaattctGGTGTTAACTGACAGTGACATTAACATTGTCATTCTGAAACTTGAATATCAGGATGCTAAAGTAACCTGGGTGTTCCAACAGCCTTGCAGAGGGTGATGACTGTAGGAACATAGACCACCCCCCAGAGAGGAATTTCGACTTCAGGCAACCAAACGGACACCGGGATCACGAAGCAGTAGTAAATGAATGTGACTGTGTGAGCAGCAATCTTCCCAACAAAGAAGAAATCATACCAGAGGTGAACTTTGTTCCAAAATGAGACTTTCTACGCAGGAAAAAGGGTAATCATGTAAGCCAATAAGATGATGTTATCCATTTACCAAAGGTGGCATATTCCAAAGTCCAAACACAAACCTTGTTTTCTAAAATCTCTACCATCATTTTCTTGAACAGGTTTGCCGGTCCACATGACCATCTGTGCTGCTGAAATCGGTATGCCTTGAATGTGCTTGGTAGCTCGCTCTTGACCTAACCACAAAACATCATGGTATTCTGTGGATCATTACGTCTGTTGCTTGTCAGGATACCTAATTTCTAACAAGCAAATAAAGGAGCACCAGCATACTTTGACATCACCAACATAAACGAATTTCCATCCCTGAAGCATTGCACGAACAGCAAGGTCCATGTCCTCCACTGTTGTCCGGTCCTTCCAGCCCCCGGCATCATCAATTGCTGCAATCCTCCAGACACCAGCAGTCCCTGAAAGGAGAAACCGATGTTTTTTTCAGACCAACAGTTCTACACAATGTGTTAATCTGGATGCTTGGACTATCCAAGGCATCAATTCtgcattcaattttttacaaGTGCTCCTTAAAGCACTTCAGTATTGCACGCTGGTCCTTCCATATAttgttattgttttcttatttGGACTTGCAATGCAGATTTATCATTGGTTTGTTCAAATGGTCACCACATATCTATTAACATACATAGTCTAAAAGCTAAGTTTATTAGAATTATCTAAAACTGTCAGGTGCTCCTTGTAACAGAAGTAAAAAAGATGTAACAACGAAAAAACTcagatcatttttttcaaatagcACGTGTATGATGCATTTGTTATCTACAGGAAATACATAGGCATTTAACTGGTAAACATATCAACAGACTGTACCATTGAAGCCGAAAAACGAGTACACCACAGACCCTGCCTCTTGCTCATACTTGAAGTGGTAGTCCAACGACATTTCTTGAAACCTCGTCAACAGGCACTCGTTAGCATTAACTGCATACACAAAATGGAGGTAGTTAGATCAACTGAGCTATCACACAAAACTACAATTTGAGATGTTCGGAGTACAGCAAAAGGAATTCGCATGCACTGGCTACCGACCGAATTTCCAGCGAGTCTGAACAAGGGCGATCTCCGAGTTGTGCACGAGGAACGGGACGGTCCTCAGGAGGAAATCCGACTCAGGCTGGAAGTCGGCGTCGAACATGGCAATGTACTCGCACTCTTTCACATAGTCGTGCTTCAAGCCTTCCTTGAGCGCGCCGGCTTTGTACCCCTTCCGGTTCCCTCTGACCTCGTACTTGATGTTCACGCCCTTGCCCTGCCATTTCTGGCACTCCTTCTCCACCAAGTCCTGAAAAACCGAAATCGAAAACAGTGGGAAATGTGTTCATCCGTTCACTGCAAGAATGATCATACTACTATTCTAAACGTTAGCAATTGAGCTTCCAAGCATGGATCTTGCATTATCAGCAATTCAGCATTCAGCTGggccatatattttttccttccaaTCAGATCATACAACCTACTGGGGGCTTCCCTAAAAACTGGATCCGCCAGGCTAATCAGCGATCGAGATGCAGTAATACCAGTAGAAATTACACGGATTCAGCCGAATTATAAATTCCTAGTAGATCGAATCTTTCTCCCTACCAACTACCATGGCGCACCAGCAGTAAAGGCAAACCTAATCCCGCGAATCAAAATCTGCGATACCTCCAACGCACGAGACGACGACGCGTTCCCGCGCGCACGACCCTCGCTAGTGCGCTACCCACGTCGTCTTCCCTTCGCATCCCCACCGCGCCGGCGTcagggccgccgccgccgccgacgcccccttgccggtcgccgccgtctgggAGATGACCTCATCTGTGTGGCCCAGTATACAGAAATGGAGGCCCGGCCCAAGAGGCCGAATGCTACAAATCCTCAGAAGCCCGAGAGAATTGAGCCCACTAAGGCCCATCTAGAGCATCGGAATTCTTCTATAATTCCACCCTCTTTCTGGAGCAGCTTTATACAGCATTTTGACAGTATTTTGggtgaaaaaactttaaaatgatTATAGTACAATTGCGATGTAACTTATGTATATAAGTCCAAAAACAAAACCGTCTGGTGCAGATGGCTATTGACGAACGCTCTTGCCGAAAATCAAAAGCTCGCATTTCCTATATTCTGTTAAAACCGCTTCAAGAATAGGTTTTGAGTAAATCTCTCGAGGATTGAAATGTACCCTCTCGgttccatattataatctttttaaaatttatttagatttactCATGTATTAACGTATGTGTAGGCAAAATCCGAACgtattataatatggaacagagtCGATACTTGCTCTATCATAAACTATAAACAATATTTA is a window of Oryza brachyantha chromosome 8, ObraRS2, whole genome shotgun sequence DNA encoding:
- the LOC102705276 gene encoding probable glucomannan 4-beta-mannosyltransferase 11, whose amino-acid sequence is MSSGGGVAEEVARLWDELPVRVDWAAVEAQWAGARALVVVPAVRALVAVSLAMTVMILAEKLFVAAVCLAVRAFRLRPERRYKWLPIGAATSSSSDDDDKEEKEEEAAGLVAAAFPMVLVQIPMYNEREVYKLSIGAACALDWPADRVVIQVLDDSTDPTVKDLVEKECQKWQGKGVNIKYEVRGNRKGYKAGALKEGLKHDYVKECEYIAMFDADFQPESDFLLRTVPFLVHNSEIALVQTRWKFVNANECLLTRFQEMSLDYHFKYEQEAGSVVYSFFGFNGTAGVWRIAAIDDAGGWKDRTTVEDMDLAVRAMLQGWKFVYVGDVKVKSELPSTFKAYRFQQHRWSCGPANLFKKMMVEILENKKVSFWNKVHLWYDFFFVGKIAAHTVTFIYYCFVIPVSVWLPEVEIPLWGVVYVPTVITLCKAVGTPSSFHLVILWVLFENVMSLHRIKAAITGLLEAGRVNEWVVTEKLGDTNKTKPATNGSDALKVIDVELTTPLIPKLKKRRTRFWDKYHYSEIFVGICIILSGCYDVLYARKGYYIFLFIQGLAFLIVGFDYIGVCPP